From Hoeflea sp. 108:
GCCCTTGGACAGCCTTGCGATCTCCTTGAATGCGCGTTCGGCAGCGGCGTCATGCCCTTCCTGGAAGACAAAGGCCGGTACGCCGAGCAAGCCCAGATGCCCGGCCTTCTCGGCCAGCTCGTCGATGTTCTCTTCCATCGCATCGCCGATATAGACCAGGGCATCGACCTTTGCGGCTCCGGTTTCCTTCAGCGCATGGCTCAGTACCTTGCCGACCTGCGTCTGGCCGCTGCGGCACTGGATGGACGTCATCAGCTTCTTGAGGGAACCTGTTTCGGCAACGAATTTCGACGCCCGGCATTCACCGAGGCCACGGAAATAGACGAGCTGGACATTGAGCCTGCCTGTGTTGCCGACGGCATCGAACATCTGACCCT
This genomic window contains:
- a CDS encoding VWA domain-containing protein, with translation MAKAGQAGGRLILALDATMSRQPTWDLACELQGQMFDAVGNTGRLNVQLVYFRGLGECRASKFVAETGSLKKLMTSIQCRSGQTQVGKVLSHALKETGAAKVDALVYIGDAMEENIDELAEKAGHLGLLGVPAFVFQEGHDAAAERAFKEIARLSKGAWFRFDRSAAATLSRLLSAVAVFAAGGIKALEARGRPEDRLMIEHLRSRKSP